Proteins from a genomic interval of Chanos chanos chromosome 3, fChaCha1.1, whole genome shotgun sequence:
- the LOC115808302 gene encoding DEP domain-containing protein 1B-like: protein MEGKMIGPGPYRATKLWNEIIKLFRGGMPLRRHWVHFRSYDNSFTASEAVDYLHQLLKRNHNFGPEVTRYQTLQLLRKFLKNHVIEDIKGRFGREDFEDNGQLYRFPPRSPLKPLPKRTPCKEINSFPRIPQWDDYEGVPEPDHVPMKPLVLNSENWNKRHSIAIGEVPRCKLIQRREIEPRHVGQVWKSMTLTHLQRVLGLSSLDGVLDATLVHSKHIMHNVFSVNKQGVVILKNKADDLPHWVLSAMKCLANWPNGSDARQPMYPGFERDVFRTVAEYFHRLREPLLTFHLYEVFVNILGLLQKQQVASEALQVCCLLLPSANRRKLQLLMRLMGRVCHNPTLPPLNDAIATRTLMVQTFSRCILRSADEVDLDELLATKLVTFMMDHHEDILKVPSTLQRSVEDHLSHLRRAQIKYAGADTDTSVLSPSRSFCRQISREEFEEQRVTASQGAMAELLENIIQDKNMSVKDKKKKLKQFQRSHPDIYKRRFPTAESEAAVFPERTQRLKPQMMFLALRKPLQPFQRSWSFRA from the exons ATGGAAGGCAAGATGATTGGTCCGGGTCCGTATAGGGCAACAAAACTG TGGAATGAAATTATAAAGCTCTTCCGTGGAGGTATGCCTTTGCGAAGACACTGGGTGCATTTCCGCAGCTATGACAACAGTTTCACCGCATCAGAGGCCGTTGATTACCTACACCAACTTCTGAAACGCAATCATAACTTTGGACCAGAGGTGACGCGCTATCAGACTCTCCAGCTGCTCAGAAAATTCTTGAAAAACCATGTCATTGAAGATATCAAAGGGCGCTTTGGTAGAGAAGATTTTGAAGACAACGGACAACTGTACAG ATTTCCCCCGCGGTCTCCCCTTAAGCCTCTGCCCAAGCGAACACCATGCAAGGAGATCAACAGCTTTCCACGGATTCCACAGTGGGACGACTACGAAGGGGTTCCAGAACCGGACCATGTTCCCATGAAACCTCTTGTTTTa AACTCGGAGAACTGGAACAAGAGGCATAGCATAGCGATCGGAGAGGTGCCGCGATGCAAACTGATTCAGAGGCGAGAGATCGAACCGCGACACGTCGGTCAGGTCTGGAAGTCTATGACGCTGACTCA TTTACAGAGGGTCTTGGGCTTATCGTCGTTGGATGGAGTACTGGACGCCACGCTCGTGCATTCAAAGCACATAATGCACAACGTGTTCAGTGTTAACAAACAAGGGGTcgttattctgaaaaacaaagcag ATGACCTGCCACACTGGGTTCTGTCAGCTATGAAATGCTTGGCAAACT GGCCCAACGGAAGTGACGCTAGACAGCCCATGTACCCAGGCTTTGAGAGAGATGTCTTCAGAACCGTGGCTGAGTACTTCCACAGACTGAGAGAACCTCTGCTGACCTTTCACCTGTACGAGGTGTTTGTCAACATTTTGG GTCTCCTTCAGAAGCAGCAGGTTGCCAGTGAAGCGTTACAGGTCTGCTgcctcctcctgccctctgccAACCGCCGTAAACTGCAGCTGCTGATGCGTCTGATGGGGCGAGTGTGCCATAACCCCACACTCCCTCCCCTTAATGACGCCATAGCAACCCGGACCCTG ATGGTGCAGACCTTCTCTCGCTGCATCCTGCGCTCTGCGGACGAGGTTGATCTGGACGAGCTGTTGGCCACCAAGCTGGTCACGTTTATGATGGACCATCACGAGGACATCCTCAAAGTGCCGTCCACCCTGCAGAGATCTGTGGAGGACCATCTTTCCCACCTGCGCAGGGCTCag ATAAAATACGCTGGCGCAGACACGGACACCTCTGTGCTGTCTCCGTCGCGTTCCTTCTGCAGACAGATCAGCAGAGAGGAGTTCGAGGAGCAGAGAGTCACTGCTTCTCAGGGAGCGATGGCCGAACTGCTGGAAAACATCATTCAAGACAAGAACATGTCCGTCaaggacaagaaaaagaaactgaaacag TTTCAGAGATCTCATCCTGACATCTATAAAAGACGTTTCCCCACGGCGGAGAGCGAAGCGGCCGTGTTTCCGGAGCGAACGCAGCGCCTCAAGCCCCAGATGATGTTCCTCGCCTTGAGGAAACCCCTCCAGCCTTTCCAGAGGAGCTGGAGCTTCCGAGCCTGA
- the LOC115807186 gene encoding elongation of very long chain fatty acids protein 7-like: MAFNSWTSRAVLLYDEWIKEADPRVEDWPLMSSPFPQAFIIAAYVYFVTSLGPRLMENRKPFDLKQPMIIYNFSIVAFSLYMIYEFLMSGWANGYSYGCDLVDYSSSPQALRMAWTCWLYYFSKFIEMLDTIFFVLRKKNSQISFLHVYHHSIMPFTWWFGVKFAPGGLGTFHALLNCCVHVIMYSYYALSAMGPAYQKYLWWKKHMTTIQLIQFVMVTLHIAQFFFMKDCPYQFPVFLYVIGLYGLVFLVLFLNFYYHAYTKGKRLPKTQQNGICQQNGICHQNGVHKKTE; this comes from the exons ATGGCTTTCAATTCATGGACATCCAGAGCAGTCTTGTTGTATGATGAGTGGATTAAAGAAGCTG ACCCAAGGGTTGAGGACTGGCCACTTATGTCCTCGCCGTTCCCACAAGCCTTCATCATTGCTGCATACGTCTATTTTGTTACGTCGCTGGGTCCTCGTCTGATGGAGAACCGCAAACCCTTTGACCTCAAGCAACCCATGATCATCTATAACTTCAGTATTGTTGCTTTCTCCCTCTACATGATCTATGAG ttCCTCATGTCTGGCTGGGCCAACGGCTACTCCTATGGGTGTGACCTTGTGGACTATTCCAGCTCTCCTCAGGCTCTAAGG aTGGCATGGACCTGTTGGTTGTACTACTTTTCCAAGTTTATTGAGATGTTGGATACA ATCTTCTTTGTgctgaggaagaagaacagCCAGATCTCTTTTCTGCATGTCTACCATCATTCCATCATGCCATTCACCTGGTGGTTTGGAGTCAAGTTTGCTCCAG GTGGCCTGGGAACCTTTCACGCCTTGCTGAACTGCTGTGTTCACGTCATCATGTACTCCTACTATGCCCTGTCTGCCATGGGACCTGCTTATCAGAAGTACCTGTGGTGGAAAAAGCACATGACCACCATTCAGCTG ATTCAGTTTGTCATGGTAACCCTCCACATTGCCCAGTTCTTCTTCATGAAGGACTGCCCTTACCAGTTCCCTGTGTTCCTGTATGTCATTGGCCTGTATGGACTTGTGTTTCTGGTTCTGTTCCTCAACTTCTACTACCACGCATACACCAAGGGCAAGAGACTCCCTAAGACCCAGCAGAACGGAATCTGCCAGCAGAACGGAATCTGTCACCAGAACGGCGTGCACAAGAAGACGGAATAA